A DNA window from Macadamia integrifolia cultivar HAES 741 chromosome 4, SCU_Mint_v3, whole genome shotgun sequence contains the following coding sequences:
- the LOC122076122 gene encoding pentatricopeptide repeat-containing protein At1g31790-like codes for MYASCDCLDDALNLFNKMPIRNTISWVTMIAGYVHKDEPREALKLFKMPQSISLESTGLIVVSVLKACFQTGEFGLGKQVHGWVLKVGLGKDLFLGSLFVGFYMKFRCLEGARFVFEQVCHRDTVLWTAMIAGYYREGKFVEVVDLFKDMGRKGVKKNNFTMSSVLRACGRIEDNGQLGRQVHAGAIKLGMEMDIYVKSSLVDMYGRCGLLHDARRVFEIVGDQRNDVCWNAMLTGYLQKGFYGEVIKLMYQMKAAGLKPQETMLKKARLACGG; via the coding sequence ATGTATGCCTCCTGTGATTGTTTAGATGATGCCCTGAATTTGTTCAACAAAATGCCCATTAGAAATACCATCTCTTGGGTGACTATGATTGCTGGTTATGTCCATAAGGATGAACCCAGAGAAGCACTAAAGCTATTCAAAATGCCACAAAGCATCAGCTTGGAATCAACTGGTTTGATCGTCGTTAGTGTCCTCAAGGCTTGCTTCCAAACGGGTGAATTTGGGCTGGGGAAGCAAGTCCATGGATGGGTACTTAAAGTTGGGCTTGGTAAAGATTTGTTTCTGGGCAGCTTGTTTGTCGGTTTCTACATGAAATTCAGGTGCTTAGAAGGTGCAAGGTTTGTGTTTGAACAAGTTTGTCATCGGGATACTGTGCTGTGGACGGCCATGATTGCTGGGTATTATAGAGAAGGGAAGTTTGTTGAGGTCGTGGATCTGTTTAAGGATATGGGGAGAAAAGGGGTAAAGAAGAACAACTTTACAATGTCAAGTGTTCTGCGAGCATGTGGAAGAATTGAGGACAATGGGCAGTTAGGAAGGCAGGTCCATGCCGGTGCCATCAAACTTGGGATGGAAATGGATATCTATGTGAAGAGCAGTTTGGTTGACATGTATGGGAGATGTGGACTCCTTCATGATGCAAGAAGGGTGTTTGAGATTGTTGGTGACCAGAGGAATGATGTGTGTTGGAATGCCATGCTTACTGGGTATTTGCAGAAGGGGTTCTATGGTGAAGTCATCAAGTTAATGTATCAAATGAAGGCAGCTGGCCTGAAACCACAGGAGACAATGCTTAAGAAGGCAAGGTTGGCTTGTGGCGGTTGA